One Streptomyces coeruleorubidus DNA segment encodes these proteins:
- the ftsH gene encoding ATP-dependent zinc metalloprotease FtsH yields the protein MDVKRYFRGPVMWIVLAVLAVVVLMQVVGSSGGYKTVDTGQVVQAINQNKVESAKLTTGDDETIKVTLKNGQKIEGSSKIQASYIGNQGEDIANTLQNKYQNKQIPDGYTVSPSKQNPFIGMLISFLLPLILIVVLFLFLMNQMQGGGSRVMNFGKSKAKLITKDTPKTTFSDVAGSDEAVEELHEIKEFLQEPAKFQAVGAKIPKGVLLYGPPGTGKTLLARAVAGEAGVPFYSISGSDFVEMFVGVGASRVRDLFEQAKANAPAIVFVDEIDAVGRHRGAGLGGGHDEREQTLNQLLVEMDGFDVKGGVILIAATNRPDILDPALLRPGRFDRQIAVDRPDMQGRLEILKVHQKGKPVAPDVDLSAMARRTPGMTGADLANVLNEAALLTARSDKKLIDNHMLDEAIDRVVAGPQKRTRIMSDKEKKITAYHEGGHALVAAASPNSDPVHKITILSRGRALGYTMVLPDEDKYSTTRNEMLDQLAYMLGGRAAEELVFHDPTTGAANDIEKATGLARAMVTQYGMTERLGAIKFGGDNTEPFLGREMSHQRDYSEEVAALVDEEVKKLIETAHNEAWEILVENRDVLDNLVLQLLEKETLGKEEIAEIFAPIVKRPPRPAWTGSSRRTPSTRPPVLSPKELALTNGANGATPAITTAKSTAAEPAPAPERAPEERPES from the coding sequence ATGGACGTGAAGCGATACTTCCGTGGGCCGGTCATGTGGATCGTGCTGGCCGTCCTTGCCGTGGTCGTGTTGATGCAGGTCGTCGGCTCGTCCGGCGGCTACAAGACAGTGGACACCGGCCAGGTCGTCCAGGCGATCAACCAGAACAAGGTGGAGTCGGCCAAGCTCACCACCGGCGATGACGAGACCATCAAGGTCACGCTCAAGAACGGCCAAAAGATCGAGGGCAGCTCGAAGATCCAGGCGAGCTACATCGGCAACCAGGGCGAGGACATCGCCAACACGCTGCAGAACAAGTACCAGAACAAGCAGATCCCGGACGGCTACACGGTCTCGCCGTCCAAGCAGAACCCGTTCATCGGGATGCTGATCTCTTTCCTGCTCCCCTTGATTCTCATCGTGGTCCTCTTCCTGTTCCTGATGAACCAGATGCAGGGCGGCGGCTCTCGCGTCATGAACTTCGGGAAGTCCAAGGCCAAGCTCATCACCAAGGACACCCCCAAGACGACGTTCTCCGACGTCGCCGGTTCGGACGAGGCCGTCGAGGAGCTCCACGAGATCAAGGAGTTCCTCCAGGAGCCGGCCAAGTTCCAGGCGGTCGGCGCCAAGATTCCCAAGGGCGTGCTGCTCTACGGGCCTCCCGGTACCGGCAAGACCCTGCTCGCGCGTGCCGTCGCGGGCGAGGCCGGTGTGCCGTTCTACTCGATCTCCGGTTCCGACTTCGTCGAGATGTTCGTCGGTGTCGGTGCCTCCCGAGTCCGTGACCTGTTCGAGCAGGCCAAGGCGAACGCCCCGGCGATCGTCTTCGTCGACGAGATCGACGCGGTCGGCCGCCACCGCGGCGCCGGCCTCGGCGGTGGTCACGACGAGCGCGAGCAGACGCTGAACCAGCTGCTCGTCGAGATGGACGGCTTCGACGTCAAGGGCGGCGTGATCCTCATCGCCGCGACGAACCGGCCCGACATCCTCGACCCGGCGCTGCTGCGCCCGGGCCGGTTCGACCGGCAGATCGCGGTCGACCGCCCGGACATGCAGGGCCGTCTGGAGATCCTGAAGGTTCACCAGAAGGGCAAGCCGGTCGCTCCGGACGTCGACCTGTCGGCCATGGCCCGCCGTACGCCCGGCATGACGGGTGCCGATCTGGCCAACGTGCTGAACGAGGCCGCCCTGCTGACGGCCCGCAGCGACAAGAAGCTGATCGACAACCACATGCTGGACGAGGCGATCGACCGTGTGGTCGCGGGCCCGCAGAAGCGGACCCGGATCATGTCGGACAAGGAGAAGAAGATCACCGCGTACCACGAGGGCGGACACGCCCTGGTCGCGGCGGCCTCGCCGAACTCCGATCCCGTCCACAAGATCACGATCCTGTCGAGAGGCCGCGCCCTCGGCTACACGATGGTGCTGCCGGACGAGGACAAGTACTCGACCACGCGCAACGAGATGCTGGACCAGCTGGCCTACATGTTGGGCGGCCGCGCGGCCGAGGAGCTCGTCTTCCACGACCCGACGACGGGTGCCGCCAACGACATCGAGAAGGCCACGGGCCTGGCCCGGGCGATGGTCACGCAGTACGGCATGACCGAGCGTCTCGGCGCGATCAAGTTCGGCGGCGACAACACCGAGCCGTTCCTCGGACGTGAGATGTCTCACCAGCGCGACTACTCGGAAGAGGTCGCGGCGCTGGTCGACGAAGAGGTCAAGAAGCTCATCGAGACCGCGCACAACGAGGCGTGGGAGATCCTGGTCGAGAACCGCGACGTCCTCGACAACCTCGTGCTGCAGCTGTTGGAGAAGGAGACGCTGGGCAAGGAGGAGATCGCCGAGATCTTCGCCCCGATCGTCAAGCGCCCGCCGCGGCCTGCCTGGACGGGTTCCTCCCGCCGCACGCCGTCCACCCGCCCGCCGGTCCTCTCCCCCAAGGAGCTGGCCCTGACGAACGGGGCGAACGGCGCGACGCCGGCCATCACCACCGCGAAGAGCACCGCGGCGGAGCCCGCCCCGGCGCCCGAGCGAGCCCCGGAGGAACGCCCCGAGAGCTGA
- the hpt gene encoding hypoxanthine phosphoribosyltransferase, with amino-acid sequence MRVDAKDMGAELQQVLITKEEIDAKLAELAAKIDAEYAGKDLLIVGVLKGAVMVMADLARALSTPVTMDWMAVSSYGAGTQSSGVVRILKDLDTDIKGKHVLIVEDIIDSGLTLSWLISNLGSREPASLKVCTLLRKPEAAKVAIDVEWVGFDIPNEFVVGYGLDYAEKYRNLPFVGTLAPHVYGG; translated from the coding sequence ATGCGGGTGGACGCGAAAGACATGGGTGCCGAGCTTCAGCAGGTGCTCATCACCAAGGAAGAGATCGACGCCAAGCTGGCCGAACTGGCCGCGAAGATCGACGCGGAGTACGCGGGCAAGGACCTGCTGATCGTCGGCGTCCTCAAGGGCGCGGTGATGGTCATGGCCGATCTCGCCCGGGCGTTGTCCACCCCCGTCACCATGGACTGGATGGCCGTATCCTCGTACGGGGCGGGCACCCAGTCCTCCGGTGTGGTGCGGATCCTCAAGGACCTCGACACCGACATCAAGGGCAAGCACGTCCTCATCGTCGAGGACATCATCGACTCCGGCCTGACCCTGTCCTGGCTGATCTCCAACCTCGGCTCGCGCGAGCCCGCCTCCCTCAAGGTGTGCACGCTGCTGCGCAAGCCCGAGGCCGCGAAGGTCGCCATCGACGTGGAATGGGTCGGGTTCGATATCCCCAACGAGTTCGTCGTCGGCTACGGCCTCGACTACGCCGAGAAGTACCGCAACCTCCCGTTCGTGGGTACGCTCGCGCCCCACGTGTACGGCGGCTGA
- a CDS encoding nuclear transport factor 2 family protein, translated as MSAPHTDVEQVEAANTAFYEALERGDFEELASLWLTPSDLGVDETYHDPADTGVVSCVHPGWPVLTGRGEVLRSYALIMANTDYIQFFLTDVHVSVTGDTALVTCTENILSGGPAPEGDEELGPLVGQLVVATNVFRRTPVGWKLWSHHASPVLAETDEDEQDDTPT; from the coding sequence GTGAGCGCCCCGCACACCGACGTCGAACAGGTCGAGGCCGCCAACACCGCCTTCTACGAGGCACTGGAACGAGGCGACTTCGAGGAACTGGCGTCGCTCTGGCTGACCCCTTCCGACCTGGGCGTCGACGAGACGTACCACGACCCGGCCGACACCGGCGTGGTCTCCTGCGTGCACCCCGGCTGGCCGGTGCTCACCGGCCGCGGCGAGGTCCTCAGGTCGTACGCGCTGATCATGGCGAACACCGACTACATCCAGTTCTTCCTCACCGACGTGCACGTCTCGGTCACCGGCGACACCGCCCTGGTGACCTGCACGGAGAACATCCTCAGCGGCGGCCCCGCCCCCGAGGGCGACGAGGAGCTCGGCCCGCTCGTCGGACAGCTCGTGGTCGCCACGAACGTGTTCCGGCGCACGCCCGTGGGGTGGAAACTCTGGTCGCACCACGCTTCCCCCGTTCTGGCCGAAACCGACGAGGACGAACAGGACGACACTCCCACCTGA
- the folB gene encoding dihydroneopterin aldolase → MDRVALRGLKARGHHGVFPREREEGQTFIVDLVLGLDTRPAAADDDLAKTVHYGIVAEEVVAVVQGEPVNLIETLAERIAQVCLKHDGVQQVEVCVHKPDAPITVPFDDVTVTITRSRV, encoded by the coding sequence GTGGATCGTGTCGCGCTGCGCGGCCTGAAGGCCCGCGGGCACCACGGTGTGTTCCCGAGGGAACGCGAGGAGGGCCAGACCTTCATCGTGGACCTCGTCCTCGGCCTGGACACCCGACCGGCCGCGGCCGACGACGACCTGGCGAAGACCGTGCACTACGGCATCGTGGCCGAGGAGGTCGTGGCCGTCGTGCAGGGCGAGCCCGTCAACCTCATCGAGACGCTCGCCGAGCGCATCGCCCAGGTATGTCTGAAGCACGACGGGGTTCAGCAGGTCGAGGTCTGCGTCCACAAGCCGGACGCCCCGATCACGGTCCCCTTCGACGACGTGACCGTCACCATCACCCGGAGCCGAGTATGA
- the folE gene encoding GTP cyclohydrolase I FolE: protein MTDPVTLDGEGQIGEFDEKRAENAVRELLIAVGEDPDREGLRETPARVARAYKEIFAGLWQKPEDVLTTTFDLGHDEMVLVKDIEVLSSCEHHLVPFVGVAHVGYIPSVEGKITGLSKLARLVDVYARRPQVQERLTTQIADSLMQILEPRGVIVVVECEHMCMSMRGVRKPGAKTITSAVRGQLRDPATRNEAMSLIMAR, encoded by the coding sequence ATGACCGACCCCGTGACGCTGGACGGCGAGGGCCAGATCGGCGAGTTCGACGAGAAGCGGGCCGAGAACGCCGTACGGGAGCTGCTGATCGCGGTCGGCGAGGACCCCGACCGCGAGGGGCTCCGTGAGACGCCGGCGCGGGTGGCGCGGGCGTACAAGGAGATATTCGCGGGGTTGTGGCAGAAGCCCGAGGATGTGCTGACGACGACGTTCGATCTCGGGCATGACGAGATGGTGCTGGTGAAGGACATCGAAGTCCTGAGCTCGTGTGAACATCACCTCGTGCCGTTTGTCGGAGTTGCCCATGTTGGCTACATTCCGTCCGTCGAGGGTAAGATCACCGGCCTCTCCAAGCTGGCGCGGCTCGTAGACGTGTACGCACGGCGTCCGCAGGTGCAGGAACGACTCACCACGCAGATCGCGGACTCGCTGATGCAGATCCTGGAGCCGCGCGGGGTCATCGTGGTCGTGGAGTGCGAGCACATGTGCATGTCGATGCGCGGGGTCCGGAAGCCGGGTGCGAAGACCATTACCTCGGCGGTCCGCGGCCAGCTCCGTGATCCGGCGACCCGCAATGAGGCCATGAGCCTGATCATGGCGCGCTGA
- the tilS gene encoding tRNA lysidine(34) synthetase TilS: MGPHPAVAAIRLAVRRVLHDLLTEHRTTAALPHAPSHEPPPPPLVLVACSGGADSMALASALAFESPKLGIRAGGVTVDHGLQPGSDVRAAEVVLRLRELGLDPVDSVAVTVGRAGGPEAAARDARYAALDTAAERHGAAAVLLGHTRDDQAETVLLGLARGSGIRSLSGMAAVSGAGGRYRRPFLELDRQTARKACMVQSLPVWDDPHNVDPAYTRSRLRHEGLPALEKALGKGVVEALARTAQLSRDDADALDSWAIQAEATVRDAAGLLECVKLYALPPAVRRRILRRAAIAAGAPAGSLFARHIEEVDRLITGWRGQGAINLPGKVVARRQGGRLVIRQG, translated from the coding sequence ATGGGTCCCCATCCTGCGGTCGCGGCGATACGCCTGGCGGTCCGCCGCGTCCTCCATGACCTCCTCACCGAACACCGCACCACCGCCGCACTCCCGCACGCCCCCTCGCACGAGCCGCCGCCCCCGCCGCTCGTGCTCGTGGCATGCTCCGGCGGCGCCGACTCCATGGCCCTCGCCTCCGCCCTCGCCTTCGAGTCGCCCAAGCTCGGCATCAGAGCCGGCGGCGTGACCGTCGACCACGGTCTCCAGCCCGGCTCCGACGTGCGGGCCGCGGAAGTCGTCCTGCGCCTGCGCGAACTCGGCCTCGACCCCGTCGACTCCGTCGCCGTGACCGTCGGCCGCGCGGGCGGCCCGGAAGCCGCCGCCCGCGACGCCCGCTACGCCGCACTCGACACCGCGGCCGAACGCCACGGCGCCGCCGCGGTCCTGCTCGGCCACACGCGGGACGACCAGGCCGAAACCGTCCTGCTGGGCCTCGCCCGGGGCTCCGGCATCCGCTCCCTGTCCGGCATGGCCGCGGTCTCGGGGGCGGGCGGCCGTTACCGGCGGCCCTTCCTGGAACTCGACCGGCAGACCGCCCGCAAGGCCTGCATGGTCCAGTCCCTGCCCGTCTGGGACGACCCGCACAACGTCGACCCGGCCTACACCCGCTCCCGGCTACGCCACGAGGGCCTGCCCGCCCTGGAGAAGGCCCTCGGCAAGGGCGTCGTCGAAGCCCTCGCCCGTACGGCCCAGCTCTCCCGCGACGACGCCGACGCCCTCGACTCCTGGGCCATCCAGGCCGAGGCCACCGTCCGCGACGCCGCCGGGCTCCTGGAGTGCGTGAAGCTCTACGCCCTGCCGCCCGCCGTACGCCGCCGCATCCTGCGCCGGGCCGCCATCGCAGCCGGTGCCCCCGCCGGTTCGCTGTTCGCCCGGCACATCGAGGAAGTCGACCGGTTGATCACCGGCTGGCGCGGTCAGGGTGCCATCAACCTCCCCGGCAAGGTCGTGGCCCGGCGGCAGGGTGGCAGACTGGTGATTCGGCAAGGCTGA
- the folK gene encoding 2-amino-4-hydroxy-6-hydroxymethyldihydropteridine diphosphokinase has protein sequence MTAPFLKGPSDPTVQPVPASVVEKVDAADTTLSNPKRAVVALGSNLGNRLETLQGAIDALEDTPGVRIKAVSPVYETEPWGVEPGSQPAYFNAVVVLKTTLPPSSLLERAHAIEEAFHRVRDEHWGPRTLDVDIVSYADVVSEDPQLTLPHPRAHERAFVLAPWHDLDPEAQLPGRGPVTGLLESVTREGVAPRADLELRLPE, from the coding sequence ATGACTGCGCCCTTCCTCAAGGGTCCCAGCGACCCGACCGTACAGCCGGTACCCGCCTCCGTCGTCGAGAAGGTCGACGCCGCCGACACCACGCTCAGCAATCCAAAACGGGCCGTGGTCGCCCTCGGCTCCAACCTCGGCAACCGCCTGGAGACCCTCCAGGGAGCCATCGACGCCCTGGAGGACACCCCCGGCGTCCGCATCAAGGCCGTCTCCCCGGTCTACGAGACCGAGCCCTGGGGCGTGGAGCCCGGCAGCCAGCCCGCCTACTTCAACGCGGTCGTCGTACTGAAGACCACCCTCCCGCCGTCCTCGCTGCTGGAGCGCGCACACGCGATCGAGGAGGCCTTCCACCGCGTCCGGGACGAGCACTGGGGCCCCCGCACCCTGGACGTCGACATCGTCTCCTACGCCGACGTCGTCTCCGAGGACCCGCAGCTCACCCTCCCCCACCCTCGCGCCCATGAGCGCGCCTTCGTCCTGGCCCCCTGGCACGACCTGGACCCCGAGGCGCAGCTGCCCGGCCGCGGCCCGGTCACCGGTCTGCTGGAGTCCGTCACCCGCGAAGGCGTGGCGCCCCGCGCGGACCTGGAACTCCGGCTGCCCGAGTAG
- a CDS encoding alpha/beta hydrolase has translation MGLTSNKVLVLAVLSAVLLFAGTVWLWPRLARRSWRAVGGRVGLLLATQVALFAAVGLAANQAFGFYASWADLFGQEKDQGVVVDHTPGGGPLEVVGSRRVPGAGGVSPRAGGRIQQIDIVGRTTRIATPAYVYLPPEYFQPRYRTRTFPTAVVLTGYPGTASALVEKLHYPRTALELAREGRMPPMILVMLRPTVAPPRDTECVDVPGGPQTESFFARDLPDALRTHYRVAEKPGGLGIIGNSTGGYCALKIAMHHPGVYAAGAGLSAYYKAPIDATTGDLFQGDKGLRNRADLWWYLKHRPAPDTSLLVTSSRSGESNYRDTLRFIERVQATGRTRISSIILESGGHNFNTWRREIPATLEWIGGRLNGR, from the coding sequence CTGGGTCTCACGAGCAACAAGGTGCTGGTGCTGGCGGTACTGTCCGCCGTGCTGCTGTTCGCCGGCACGGTCTGGCTGTGGCCGCGGCTGGCCCGGCGGAGTTGGCGGGCCGTGGGCGGGCGGGTCGGCCTGCTGCTCGCCACGCAGGTGGCGCTGTTCGCCGCGGTGGGCCTCGCCGCCAACCAGGCCTTCGGTTTCTACGCCAGCTGGGCGGACCTGTTCGGGCAGGAGAAGGACCAGGGCGTGGTCGTGGACCACACGCCGGGTGGCGGCCCGTTGGAGGTGGTCGGCTCGCGCCGGGTGCCGGGGGCGGGCGGGGTGAGTCCCCGGGCGGGCGGCCGGATCCAGCAGATCGACATCGTGGGGCGTACGACGCGCATCGCCACGCCCGCGTACGTCTATCTGCCGCCGGAGTACTTCCAGCCGCGGTACCGCACCCGTACGTTCCCCACGGCCGTCGTGCTGACCGGTTACCCGGGTACGGCCTCGGCGCTGGTGGAGAAGCTCCACTATCCGCGTACGGCACTGGAGCTGGCCCGGGAGGGCCGGATGCCGCCGATGATCCTGGTGATGCTGCGGCCCACGGTGGCGCCGCCCCGGGACACGGAGTGCGTGGACGTCCCGGGCGGTCCGCAGACCGAGTCGTTCTTCGCCAGGGATCTGCCCGACGCGTTGCGCACGCACTACCGGGTGGCCGAAAAGCCGGGCGGTCTGGGCATCATCGGCAACTCGACGGGCGGCTACTGCGCCTTGAAGATCGCCATGCACCATCCCGGTGTGTATGCCGCCGGGGCGGGCTTGTCCGCGTACTACAAGGCGCCGATCGACGCCACGACGGGCGATCTCTTCCAGGGCGACAAGGGGCTCCGGAATCGCGCCGACCTGTGGTGGTACCTCAAGCACAGGCCGGCTCCCGACACTTCACTGCTCGTCACCAGCAGCAGGTCCGGTGAGTCCAACTACCGGGACACGCTGCGGTTCATAGAGCGGGTGCAGGCGACCGGGCGGACGCGGATCTCGTCGATCATCCTGGAAAGTGGCGGGCACAACTTCAACACCTGGCGGCGCGAGATTCCGGCGACGCTGGAGTGGATCGGCGGGCGGCTGAACGGCCGTTGA
- the folP gene encoding dihydropteroate synthase: MSNQSGRGRVAGLPEWDRCAVMGVVNVTPDSFSDGGRFFDTTAAVKHGLDLVTEGADLVDVGGESTRPGATRVDEAEELRRVVPVVHGLASEGVTVSVDTMRASVAERALAAGAALVNDVSGGLADPRMIPAVADAGAPFVVMHWRGFLQGGNVRGEYADVVTEVVDELHARVEAVLAGGIAPDRVVVDPGLGFSKDAEHDLALLAGLDRVLGLGHPLLVAASRKRFLGRVLAGPDGPPPPARERDAATAAVSALAAHAGAWAVRVHEVRATADAVRVAHAIAKARTGAEGTR; the protein is encoded by the coding sequence ATGAGCAACCAGAGCGGACGCGGGCGCGTGGCGGGCCTACCGGAATGGGACCGCTGCGCGGTCATGGGAGTCGTGAACGTAACCCCCGACTCCTTCTCCGACGGCGGCCGCTTCTTCGACACCACGGCCGCCGTCAAGCACGGCCTGGACCTGGTCACCGAGGGCGCGGACCTGGTCGACGTCGGCGGCGAGTCGACCCGCCCCGGCGCCACCCGGGTGGACGAGGCCGAGGAACTCCGCCGTGTCGTCCCCGTCGTGCACGGCCTGGCCTCCGAGGGCGTCACCGTCTCGGTCGACACCATGCGCGCGTCCGTCGCCGAGCGGGCCCTCGCGGCGGGCGCCGCCCTCGTCAACGACGTCAGCGGCGGCCTCGCCGACCCCCGCATGATCCCGGCCGTCGCCGACGCCGGCGCCCCCTTCGTCGTCATGCACTGGCGCGGCTTCCTCCAGGGCGGCAACGTCCGCGGCGAGTACGCCGACGTCGTCACCGAGGTCGTCGACGAGCTGCACGCGCGCGTGGAGGCCGTTCTGGCGGGCGGTATCGCTCCCGACCGGGTCGTCGTCGACCCCGGACTCGGCTTCTCCAAGGACGCCGAGCACGACCTCGCGCTCCTCGCGGGCCTCGACCGGGTCCTCGGCCTCGGCCACCCGCTGCTCGTCGCCGCCTCCCGCAAGCGATTCCTCGGCCGGGTCCTCGCCGGCCCGGACGGCCCGCCCCCGCCCGCACGCGAACGCGACGCCGCCACCGCTGCCGTCTCCGCGCTCGCGGCGCACGCCGGCGCGTGGGCGGTACGCGTGCACGAAGTACGCGCCACGGCGGACGCCGTACGCGTCGCCCACGCCATCGCTAAGGCACGCACCGGCGCAGAAGGAACCCGGTGA
- a CDS encoding phosphatidylglycerol lysyltransferase domain-containing protein, translated as MSGEVPSHGSATAGTGLMSRVRHRLPGPRPEAVPVLVGRACALVGVLDIAAGVFPRFRHSRMHAIAEVLPGALGPFAAALSLSAGVLLLLLAHGLKRGKRRAWRAAVALLPAGAVAQFTYRHSIVGVLISLALLAPLLLHRDQFSALPDPRSRWRALANFVLMSAGSLLLGLFIVSVHGERMVGDPSLADRITHVIYGLFGFEGPVDYQGNTSWTVAFSLGALGLLTAVTTIYLAFRPEHPAAQLTEEDEARLRALLERHGGRDSLGHFALRRDKAVVFSPSGKAAVTYRVVSGVMLASGDPIGDVEAWPGAIERFMDEAKAHSWTPAVMGCSETGGEVWTRETGLDALELGDEAVVDVADFSLAGRAMRNVRQMVKRIERAGYETRVRRVRDVGEAELERIRRAADDWRGTDTERGFSMALGRVGDPADGDCLIATAHKQDDHPGPYGDLKAILHFVPWGTDGVSLDLMRRDRSADPGMNELLIVAALQAAPKLGIARVSLNFAMFRSALARGEKIGAGPVLRAWRGLLVFLSRWFQIESLYKFNAKFQPRWEPRFVVYRASGDLPRIGFAAMQAEGFVNLALPLPRFLRRRRPSGRRPCAHGTTTERSVRTA; from the coding sequence ATGTCGGGCGAGGTTCCGAGTCACGGAAGCGCCACGGCTGGTACGGGCCTGATGAGCCGAGTGCGCCACCGGCTGCCCGGACCACGCCCCGAGGCCGTCCCGGTCCTGGTCGGCAGAGCCTGCGCGCTGGTGGGCGTCCTGGACATCGCCGCGGGCGTCTTCCCGCGCTTCAGGCACAGCCGCATGCACGCCATCGCCGAGGTCCTGCCCGGCGCGCTCGGCCCGTTCGCGGCCGCCCTGTCCCTCAGCGCCGGAGTGCTGTTGCTGCTGCTCGCCCACGGCCTCAAGCGCGGCAAGCGCCGGGCGTGGCGGGCGGCCGTGGCCCTGCTGCCGGCCGGTGCCGTGGCGCAGTTCACGTACCGGCACTCGATCGTGGGCGTGCTCATCTCACTGGCCCTGCTGGCGCCCCTGCTGCTCCACCGCGACCAGTTCTCGGCCCTGCCCGACCCGCGCAGCCGCTGGCGGGCGCTCGCCAACTTCGTGCTGATGAGCGCCGGTTCGCTGCTGCTGGGCCTGTTCATCGTCAGCGTCCACGGCGAGCGCATGGTCGGCGACCCGAGCCTGGCCGACCGCATCACCCACGTCATCTACGGGCTGTTCGGCTTCGAGGGCCCGGTCGACTACCAGGGCAACACCTCCTGGACGGTCGCCTTCTCGCTCGGCGCCCTCGGCCTGCTCACCGCCGTCACCACCATCTACCTGGCCTTCCGCCCCGAACACCCGGCCGCCCAGCTCACCGAGGAGGACGAGGCCCGGCTGCGCGCCCTGCTGGAGCGGCACGGCGGCCGCGACTCCCTCGGCCACTTCGCGCTGCGCCGCGACAAGGCCGTCGTCTTCTCCCCCAGCGGCAAGGCGGCGGTGACGTACCGCGTCGTCTCCGGCGTGATGCTCGCCAGCGGCGACCCGATCGGCGACGTCGAGGCCTGGCCCGGCGCCATCGAACGGTTCATGGACGAGGCCAAGGCCCACTCCTGGACACCGGCCGTCATGGGCTGCTCCGAGACCGGGGGCGAGGTGTGGACCCGCGAGACCGGGCTCGACGCCCTCGAACTGGGCGACGAGGCGGTGGTGGACGTCGCGGATTTCTCCCTGGCCGGCCGCGCGATGCGCAACGTGCGCCAGATGGTCAAACGCATCGAGCGCGCCGGTTACGAGACCCGGGTACGACGTGTCCGTGACGTCGGCGAGGCCGAACTGGAGCGCATCCGGCGCGCCGCCGACGACTGGCGCGGCACCGACACCGAGCGCGGCTTCTCCATGGCCCTGGGCCGCGTCGGCGACCCCGCCGACGGCGACTGCCTCATCGCCACCGCCCACAAGCAGGACGACCACCCCGGCCCCTACGGCGACCTGAAGGCGATCCTGCACTTCGTGCCCTGGGGCACCGACGGCGTCTCCCTGGACCTCATGCGCCGCGACCGCTCGGCCGACCCCGGCATGAACGAACTGCTCATCGTGGCCGCCCTCCAGGCCGCCCCGAAGCTCGGCATCGCCCGCGTCTCCCTCAACTTCGCCATGTTCCGCTCGGCGCTGGCCCGCGGCGAGAAGATCGGCGCCGGCCCGGTGCTGCGCGCCTGGCGCGGGCTGCTGGTGTTCCTCTCCCGCTGGTTCCAGATCGAGTCGCTCTACAAGTTCAACGCCAAGTTCCAGCCGCGCTGGGAACCCCGCTTCGTCGTCTACCGGGCCTCCGGCGACCTGCCCCGCATCGGCTTCGCCGCCATGCAGGCCGAGGGCTTCGTCAACCTCGCCCTCCCCCTGCCGCGATTCCTGCGCCGCCGACGCCCGTCGGGCCGCCGCCCGTGCGCGCACGGCACGACGACGGAACGGAGCGTCAGAACGGCGTGA
- a CDS encoding DUF3180 domain-containing protein, which yields MKELRIRVLAGVFVVAGVLSWAGARLWNSVGTLPSVPLAAPIVLALITVVLLATALSLRARLKAQRERQPDAKGVDPMMAARAVVFGQASALVAALVAGMYGGTGVFLLESLDNPARRDQAISAGFSVLAGIGVIAAAIFLERVCKLPEDDEHDGAGAAPTV from the coding sequence GTGAAAGAGCTGCGCATCAGGGTGCTGGCCGGCGTCTTCGTCGTGGCAGGCGTGCTGTCCTGGGCGGGCGCCCGCCTGTGGAACTCGGTCGGGACCCTGCCGAGTGTCCCCCTGGCCGCCCCCATCGTCCTGGCTCTGATCACCGTGGTCCTGCTGGCCACCGCGCTCTCGCTCCGCGCCCGCCTGAAGGCCCAGCGCGAGCGGCAGCCCGACGCCAAGGGCGTCGACCCCATGATGGCGGCCCGCGCGGTCGTCTTCGGTCAGGCCAGCGCCCTCGTCGCCGCCCTCGTCGCCGGCATGTACGGCGGCACCGGCGTCTTCCTCCTGGAGTCCCTCGACAACCCCGCCCGCCGCGACCAGGCCATCTCCGCCGGCTTCTCGGTGCTCGCGGGCATCGGCGTCATCGCGGCCGCCATCTTCCTGGAGCGCGTCTGCAAGCTCCCGGAGGACGACGAACACGACGGCGCGGGAGCGGCTCCGACCGTGTGA